TGGGATATTAGAgctgtttaataaatgattcaattttagtttctagcttttcaccaaaaaaaaaataaaaaaaaattttagtttCTAGCCACGGAATAAAAATCAAACTGATTAATCAGAACTGATCAAGTTCATAATCTCAATATCGGATCAGATTGGCTGGATCAGGAGATCgcccaaactcgggcaaatatgacactgtTGCCCTTGTTTATTTgtaaaaaattctatttttttttttggagacagttctttgttcgggagtgtggcctacactcccatgagtctatctctcctctctacatgaaaagacacatcagcccccttgttttgaagaggagagagagacacatgagAAACTGAGAGTGTTGATGTAGCCCACACTCTCGGACATAAAactacttcctttttttttttttgttgctttttACCCTTATCCGTACACGTGGATCAGATAGGTATCGAGATTGGTCTCGGTTGATACTCGATATCAATCTGATCCGGCCAAAATCGGTGGATCCAAcccgagattacgaaccttgGAACCGATTCAATAAATCGGAACTAAACCAATTATAGGTAATACAATGGTAAGTggtgaatcgttatcccctccaattcctccaattcctcacatgggggcggaaatgaccaccctactccctgcccaaaaacactgcccaaggtggggtccactcccccctatgagagttggaggtgataattattcgaaAGCAAGGAAGGGTATTTacataataatttttttggaaatttacacataccacctctgaggtttgacgaaatgATATTTTCACCcttcagttttggaaaattctgtgtacccccttgaggtttgcaaatggtaacaaataagcccattccgtcagttcatgactaacaatattaaaaattagacttgaactaacggaattgcccttacaagaaaaaaaaaaacacctgcaactcatcttccccaatcgattttggggaagatgagttgcagatttcaaaaccctttcaaccctttCAACGTCTGATGTCATTCTGCCTTTCCCTCTCTTGGATTCCAGTCAAGAATCGGTCGGGTTGGGTATCAAAACTTTGATGtgcaaaagggttttgatttgggattttcccccaatttgaaaccctaaattccttaagggGGTTGAGATCAAGGGCGTGAACAAGAGCGAgcgccagagagagagagagagagagagatggctcTGAGAGCTGCGATTCTCCGCCACATTCGAGTCCCAGTTCAAACTGCAGCACTAGATCGATTGGGATCTCAGGCATGGAATCTCTGCAACTCCATTCGGTCGATGTCATCCCATGGAGACTATCATCACGAGACGGAAGAAGTGATCGAGAGAGTTCTTGATGTTGTCAAGTGCTTCCCCAAGGTCGATCCTTCTAAGGTTACCCCTGATGTCCATTTCGAGAAAGATCTAGGCTTGGATAGCTTGGATACTATTCAAATTGTAATGGCTTTAGAGGAGAAGTTCAAGCCGGAGATTCTAGATAAGGAGGCTGATAAAATTAATTCCTACCCCCTCGCTATTGAGTATATTGCAAACCATTCAATGGCTGGCTAGTTCTAGGTTATTGTGTCCAGAATGTAATGATTGGATCATCCATTTTTGCTCAATTTTGTTGAGTAGTTGTAGGAATCTGACATCCGGGGTGGATGGAAAAATAATTTTGATCCATTTGATATTGTAAGTCATTGTTGATAAACTATatattttcttggatttctcATGCTTCAAGCTAAAACACTTTTGATAAATTccttaagggttgaaagggttttgaaacctgtaactcattttccccaaaatcggttgaggaagatgagttgcaggtgtttttttttttttcctttttcttctaagGGAAATTTCatcagttcacctcttatttttaatattgttaatcatgaactgacggaatggacttatttgttaccgtttataaacctcagggggtacacagaattttccaaaatggtggggatgaaaatatccttttgtcaaacctTTGGGGTGATATGTATAAATTTCCCTAGTAAAGGGTATTTACATAATATTACTACATTAAAAAGGTTGCTACGATTTACAAAGCACGTAGTAGTCTCCAGGGTAAAAAGATTTCAAAACCCTTTATCCGTGGGACTATTTTgttctttccctctctccctGCTAAAGCCGCGTTCGCGGGTTTTATGGGAGGTTTCCGAAGCACACCCAAGGGTTCTTCCTTCTACTTCAGAGATCGTTTTGCggcctcttcatcttctcttcccCGTTCATCTTTCTCAGCCTATTCAAGATTTGATTCtacttattctctctctttctctccttctccctttcctttctttttgtggTTTCCATTTTTCAATCCGTTTTGTTCTTCTCCGTTCGGAGATGGTCTCCGGTTCGCGGTTCGACGGTGGAACTCAAAGCATCTCTGCTCGCGTCCAGAAAACCATCGAATCAATCAAAGAAATTGTTGGGAATCACTCTGACGCCGATATCTATATCATGCTCAAGGAAACCAACATGGACCCTAACGAGACGGCGCAGAAATTGTTAAATCAAGGTTAGATTCTGTACAGAGTTAACTTACTCTCTCTTTGtctttttgttttatgtattttcaaatttttatgcTTGGCTTTGTGTCTTTGTTGAGGGCTTGTAGTCGATGAAACTCTGGTTGAGTTTAACCTAGGAGAGTAACTTTTTCACTATTtctattgatttttttatgtatttctttgttAGGTAGAGGTTGAACTGGTGGttaagtttgaattttgaactgGAGTTTGCATGCTTCTGTTCAATGCATTGTGGCAATGCTATTGGGTTTTCCTTCAAGGTCCTTGAATGAAAAATCGACGGCTGAACTTTTAACTTTAATattggaaatttttttatgtaacTTTATTGTTAAATGCTTACTAGTGTGGTGATTATGTTTTACTTGAAGCCAGAGGTAGAATGTTTTTGTTTGACGAGCTGTATACCATAGGTAACATGTTTTTGTTCAACGTGCTGTAGCAACTCTACTAGGTTTTGCTCCAATAGCCTTAAATAgacatttgattttttttcccccttttcctttTGGTACTCAACGCTTGCATGTTTGATGAGCTGCAATATGTGCATATCAATTTTAGGTATGCTTAAGTTTGAAATGCAATTTCATATAGAAACATGAAGAATTGATAGAGGCCATTTTAATATTAGAGTGTCATCACCTAAGCATGCCTTTATGGATACTCTCATAAAAGTCAGTGGTTGCTATAGTCCCTTTTTCAGCTTCTGGGGCCAGTCAGAATTCAAATGTTAAAGGGTGTCGGAGACTCGGAGGTTGCATAGCTGACAAGGGTACTTTAGTATATAAGTTGTGTATTTGTATGTCATGTTTCTGCACAAAAACTCCCTAGCCAGGTACTTCATCTCTGACACTTTGATGTGTTGTAAGTTCATTGCTAGTGGGGAAGTATACCACATTTAGATC
The sequence above is a segment of the Telopea speciosissima isolate NSW1024214 ecotype Mountain lineage chromosome 7, Tspe_v1, whole genome shotgun sequence genome. Coding sequences within it:
- the LOC122669258 gene encoding acyl carrier protein 1, mitochondrial-like, whose protein sequence is MALRAAILRHIRVPVQTAALDRLGSQAWNLCNSIRSMSSHGDYHHETEEVIERVLDVVKCFPKVDPSKVTPDVHFEKDLGLDSLDTIQIVMALEEKFKPEILDKEADKINSYPLAIEYIANHSMAG